A region of Streptomyces sp. NBC_00654 DNA encodes the following proteins:
- a CDS encoding SurA N-terminal domain-containing protein, protein MHRRRTALSVSAALLVAAPLLSACGSQAHPGAAAVVGGGRIEVSTVQAQAADVRSAQRSSPQAAQLVNRSGQLGRAKLHSLIFGQILDRAAKDAGVSVSRKEIQEARLASAAQSGGEEQLKAMMLQQRWVAPDQIDGDMRRDVQLPKLAEALGADLGSPAGQQVVGEALTKASEALDIDVNPRFGAWDDQKLQLGDYKASWITQVTKAEAPEPQAGA, encoded by the coding sequence TTGCACCGCCGTCGCACCGCGCTCTCCGTCTCCGCCGCACTGCTCGTCGCGGCACCGCTTCTCTCCGCCTGCGGCAGCCAGGCCCACCCCGGCGCCGCCGCCGTCGTCGGCGGGGGCCGGATCGAGGTGTCGACGGTCCAGGCACAGGCCGCCGACGTCCGAAGCGCCCAGCGGAGCTCGCCGCAGGCGGCCCAGTTGGTGAACAGGTCCGGACAGCTGGGCCGGGCCAAGCTGCACAGCCTGATCTTCGGCCAGATCCTGGACCGCGCCGCCAAGGACGCCGGGGTGAGCGTCAGCCGCAAGGAGATCCAGGAGGCACGCCTCGCGAGCGCCGCCCAGTCCGGGGGGGAGGAGCAGCTGAAGGCGATGATGCTCCAGCAGCGCTGGGTGGCCCCGGACCAGATCGACGGCGACATGCGCCGGGACGTCCAGCTGCCGAAGCTGGCCGAGGCCCTCGGCGCCGACCTCGGTTCCCCCGCCGGGCAGCAGGTCGTGGGCGAGGCCCTCACCAAGGCGTCGGAGGCCCTGGACATCGACGTCAACCCGCGCTTCGGCGCCTGGGACGACCAGAAGCTCCAGCTCGGCGACTACAAGGCGTCCTGGATCACCCAGGTCACCAAGGCCGAGGCGCCCGAACCGCAGGCCGGCGCCTGA
- a CDS encoding nucleoside triphosphate pyrophosphohydrolase, with translation MNAEAPGGPGRIVLLTASHRVAPGLLSWPAWQTLHAADRVLCAEPDHPQLPYLREAGVTAEHAAPTAEELVADCAGGRSVVVLVGGEGNRPLTDGLARLGGSGRVAMPDLELLPGSYDLPGARLLDVVEVMDRIRRACPWTSQKTHEGLAKYAIEEAYELVEAIEDGDRDELREELGDVLLQVVFHARIAEEDPEDPFAVDDVAAGLVEKLIHRHPHVFGDETAETPEDVRAHWLRTKAIEKQRDSVTDGVPLGQPGLALAAKLGSRVRTAGLEVALPTGESTGDPTGDPTGGSTGDSTGGSIGYELLALAVRAERDGIDPEAALRAAARAYRDAILAAEGNTR, from the coding sequence GTGAACGCTGAAGCCCCCGGCGGCCCCGGCCGTATCGTCCTGCTCACCGCCAGCCACCGGGTCGCCCCCGGACTGCTGTCCTGGCCCGCGTGGCAGACGCTGCACGCCGCCGACCGCGTGCTCTGCGCCGAGCCGGACCACCCGCAGCTGCCCTATCTGCGCGAGGCCGGCGTCACGGCCGAGCACGCCGCCCCGACCGCCGAGGAGCTCGTCGCCGACTGCGCGGGCGGCCGGAGCGTGGTGGTGCTGGTCGGCGGCGAGGGCAACCGGCCGCTCACCGACGGACTGGCCCGTCTCGGCGGCTCGGGCCGGGTGGCGATGCCGGATCTGGAGCTGCTGCCCGGTTCGTACGACCTGCCGGGCGCCAGGCTCCTGGACGTGGTCGAGGTGATGGACCGGATCAGGCGCGCCTGCCCGTGGACCTCGCAGAAGACGCACGAGGGCCTCGCCAAGTACGCCATCGAGGAGGCGTACGAACTGGTCGAGGCGATCGAGGACGGTGACCGCGACGAACTGCGCGAGGAGCTCGGGGACGTCCTGCTCCAGGTCGTCTTCCACGCGCGGATCGCCGAGGAGGACCCCGAGGACCCGTTCGCCGTCGACGATGTCGCGGCCGGTCTCGTGGAGAAGCTGATCCACCGCCACCCGCACGTCTTCGGCGACGAGACCGCCGAGACCCCGGAGGACGTCCGCGCGCACTGGCTGCGGACCAAGGCGATCGAGAAGCAGCGCGACTCGGTCACCGACGGCGTCCCCCTCGGCCAGCCCGGTCTGGCCCTCGCGGCCAAGCTCGGCAGCAGGGTCCGTACCGCCGGGCTCGAAGTCGCCCTGCCCACGGGCGAATCCACGGGGGATCCCACGGGGGATCCCACCGGCGGCTCCACGGGAGATTCCACCGGCGGCTCCATCGGATACGAGCTGCTCGCCCTCGCCGTGCGCGCCGAACGCGACGGCATCGACCCGGAGGCCGCCCTGCGCGCCGCCGCCCGTGCCTACCGCGACGCGATCCTGGCGGCGGAGGGCAACACCCGTTAG
- a CDS encoding GtrA family protein has product MPVVGQLIRFALVGVVNTGTYYLCYLALLTRLPYIAAHVLAFALSMTGSFFLNSRFTYRTRPTWRKFLLFPLTNAANFLITTGGVYVLVGLAGFSSRYAPLAAAAAAIPVTFVVSRTIMLRPDRRPGPAVERMP; this is encoded by the coding sequence ATGCCGGTCGTCGGGCAGCTGATCAGATTCGCCCTGGTCGGCGTCGTGAACACCGGCACGTACTACCTCTGCTACCTGGCGCTGCTGACCCGGCTGCCGTACATCGCCGCGCACGTCCTCGCCTTCGCGCTCTCCATGACCGGGTCCTTCTTCCTCAACTCCCGCTTCACCTACCGCACCCGCCCCACCTGGCGGAAGTTCCTGCTCTTCCCGCTCACCAACGCCGCCAACTTCCTCATCACGACCGGCGGTGTGTACGTCCTGGTCGGTCTGGCCGGGTTCAGCAGCCGCTACGCCCCGCTGGCCGCCGCCGCGGCCGCCATCCCGGTCACGTTCGTCGTCTCCCGCACGATCATGCTGAGGCCGGACCGGCGGCCGGGGCCCGCGGTCGAACGGATGCCCTGA
- a CDS encoding serine/threonine-protein kinase: MSGRVIAGRYELATILGQGGMGQVWTAYDQRLDRRVAVKLLRPDRVAGPTGSEAADELRRRFVRECRVTAQVDHPGLVTVHDAGSDDDDLYLVMQYVEGADLADHLAEHVPYPWPWAVSVAAQLCAVLSAVHAVPIVHRDLKPRNVMVRPDGTVTVLDLGVASVLDTDTTRLTHTGSPIGSPAYMAPEQAMGGAVGPYTDLYALGVLLHELLSGDVPFAGSTALGVLHRHLYEPPLPVRRFRSEIPAQLEALVLRLLAKDPQDRPASAQEVYETLRPLLPSHGAPAGPLDPTRPFLRPHAPWPDRAATPAAPAPASVPAPASAPAPPGPAAPVPAPAARPDVAQAVDEVKRLLGEGRITQAVDILGDILPAAAAEHGEHSPVVRILRKQYAATLMDDGQYRRALPELSRLAEDRLAEAGPADAQTLQYRYDAALCLEQLGEAAAALNEYRAVLPYYENVYGAVTTGPGRAFDIRHRIGHLLLAVGDHAAGRAQIQALLYDAERVYGPHHPLPVELRRRLAHQQDVRGG, translated from the coding sequence GTGAGCGGACGGGTCATCGCCGGGCGGTACGAGCTGGCCACCATCCTCGGCCAGGGCGGCATGGGCCAGGTGTGGACGGCGTACGACCAGCGCCTGGACCGCCGGGTCGCCGTGAAGCTGCTGCGCCCCGACCGGGTCGCCGGACCCACCGGCAGCGAGGCGGCCGACGAGCTGCGCCGCCGGTTCGTCCGCGAGTGCCGGGTCACCGCCCAGGTCGACCACCCCGGACTGGTCACCGTCCACGACGCGGGCAGCGACGACGACGACCTCTACCTCGTCATGCAGTACGTCGAGGGCGCCGACCTCGCCGACCATCTCGCCGAGCACGTCCCGTACCCCTGGCCCTGGGCCGTCTCGGTCGCCGCCCAGCTCTGCGCCGTACTCTCCGCGGTGCACGCCGTGCCGATCGTCCACCGCGACCTCAAGCCCCGCAATGTGATGGTCCGGCCCGACGGCACCGTCACCGTGCTCGACCTGGGCGTCGCCTCCGTCCTGGACACGGACACCACCCGCCTCACCCACACCGGTTCACCGATCGGCTCCCCGGCCTACATGGCCCCGGAGCAGGCGATGGGCGGCGCCGTCGGCCCGTACACCGACCTGTACGCGCTCGGCGTCCTCCTGCACGAACTCCTCAGCGGCGACGTGCCGTTCGCGGGATCCACGGCCCTCGGTGTCCTGCACCGCCACCTCTACGAGCCGCCGCTCCCGGTACGCCGGTTCAGGTCCGAGATCCCCGCACAGCTCGAAGCGCTCGTGCTGCGGCTGCTCGCCAAGGACCCGCAGGACCGGCCCGCCTCTGCCCAGGAGGTGTACGAGACGCTCCGCCCGCTGCTGCCCAGCCACGGCGCCCCGGCCGGACCGCTCGACCCGACCCGCCCCTTCCTCCGGCCGCACGCCCCGTGGCCGGACCGGGCCGCCACTCCGGCCGCCCCGGCTCCTGCATCCGTCCCGGCTCCGGCATCCGCCCCGGCTCCGCCCGGCCCCGCCGCACCCGTGCCCGCACCGGCCGCCCGGCCCGATGTGGCGCAGGCGGTCGACGAGGTGAAGCGGCTGCTCGGCGAGGGCCGGATCACCCAGGCCGTGGACATCCTCGGGGACATCCTCCCGGCGGCCGCAGCGGAACACGGTGAGCACTCACCCGTCGTCCGGATCCTGCGCAAGCAGTACGCGGCGACGCTGATGGACGACGGCCAGTACCGCCGTGCCCTGCCGGAGCTGAGCCGCCTCGCCGAGGACCGCCTGGCGGAGGCCGGCCCGGCCGACGCGCAGACGCTCCAGTACCGCTACGACGCGGCGCTGTGCCTGGAGCAACTGGGCGAGGCGGCGGCAGCGCTCAACGAGTACCGTGCCGTCCTCCCGTACTACGAGAACGTGTACGGCGCGGTCACCACCGGCCCCGGCCGCGCCTTCGACATCCGGCACCGCATCGGGCACCTGCTCCTCGCAGTGGGCGACCACGCCGCGGGACGGGCCCAGATCCAGGCCCTGCTGTACGACGCCGAGCGCGTGTACGGGCCGCACCACCCGCTGCCCGTGGAGCTGCGCCGCCGGCTGGCCCACCAGCAGGACGTACGCGGCGGCTGA
- a CDS encoding glycosyltransferase family 2 protein, with protein MLISIVVPCFNEEEILERFHTRVTDEMARLGHEFQLVYVDDGSRDATLELLERVAAADPRARYLSFSRNFGKEAAMLAGLRHAEGDAVVIMDADLQHPPELIGRMLEEHANGHDQVIARRTRKGDRVTRTVAARAYYWLINRLVDVELVDGVGDFRLLSRRTVDAVLELTEYNRFSKGLFSWVGFRATTFSYENAVREQGRSAWTFGKLLNYGLDGLLSFNNKPLRAALYLGLLLLSVALAYATWIVGVAMVRGVDTPGYVTLLVVVTALAGVQMVMVGVVGEYVGRIYYEVKRRPHFLVKASNIGTPQQPHTPQKLLRR; from the coding sequence GTGCTGATCTCGATAGTGGTGCCGTGTTTCAACGAGGAGGAAATCCTCGAACGCTTCCACACACGTGTCACGGACGAAATGGCGCGACTGGGGCATGAATTCCAGCTCGTCTATGTCGACGACGGGAGCAGGGACGCGACCCTGGAGCTCCTGGAGAGGGTCGCCGCGGCGGACCCGCGCGCCCGCTACCTCTCCTTCAGCCGCAACTTCGGCAAGGAGGCGGCCATGCTCGCCGGCCTCCGGCACGCCGAGGGCGACGCCGTCGTCATCATGGACGCCGACCTCCAGCACCCGCCGGAGCTCATCGGCCGCATGCTGGAGGAGCACGCCAACGGCCACGACCAGGTGATCGCCCGCCGTACCCGCAAGGGCGACCGGGTGACCCGCACGGTCGCGGCCCGCGCCTACTACTGGCTGATCAACCGCCTCGTGGACGTGGAACTCGTCGACGGCGTGGGCGACTTCAGGCTGCTGTCCCGCCGCACCGTCGACGCCGTACTCGAACTCACCGAGTACAACCGCTTCTCCAAGGGCCTGTTCTCCTGGGTCGGCTTCCGCGCGACGACGTTCAGCTACGAGAACGCCGTCCGTGAGCAGGGCCGTTCCGCCTGGACCTTCGGAAAGCTCCTCAACTACGGTCTCGACGGGCTGCTCTCCTTCAACAACAAGCCACTGCGCGCCGCGCTCTACTTAGGCCTGCTGCTGCTCTCCGTCGCGCTCGCGTACGCCACCTGGATCGTCGGCGTCGCGATGGTGCGGGGCGTCGACACCCCCGGCTATGTCACGCTCCTCGTCGTGGTCACCGCACTCGCCGGAGTGCAGATGGTGATGGTGGGAGTCGTCGGCGAATACGTGGGGCGTATTTACTACGAGGTGAAGCGCCGCCCGCACTTCCTGGTGAAGGCGTCCAATATCGGTACGCCGCAGCAGCCGCACACACCTCAGAAACTCCTACGCCGGTGA
- a CDS encoding tetratricopeptide repeat protein, which yields MSAELESLADDLMRVMAGGEWKRFRLDTKRVPGNILGNFVVRLGRIKNVLLDGDPDSARTAWSMVFREVLDLNRRYPLALAVLRETLLDFPAGPDDAVPLREDAVRRSSPDGTSDGPAVATGAIHQVRVTGDSTPSGDHRSDFRDGAFTGPVQGNGVQNNNYFGPHAYHATPPVTEWPQLGRADPVALGVRRSRRLPEEPALPVYTGRDCDTRLGALVREAARSGGLVLVTGEPLSGKTRTAWAALFSNLSGTTRIYAPPHGTDLRGLPAVLRERHGENAVLWLDDLEGHLGENGLTAAVLADLVARSTPVIATMGDEAYDTHRFGTSASARVLIGVEPVELSREWSRDEMSRLVENMSDRRLVGAYYAGNDQGVTEYLAIGPELADEWRRARRANAHPRGHLLVRAAIDLARCGAGDDLALDVLRRAHRLYGAEYVRAERESLVDALAWASGVRHGVTGMLVAGRGRNTWRVYHSLVADAHDRAPGFASPVPLEMWLLALEVVRGVSGLRDDIHQRAHAALEPDADGDPDVLTALGRIDREFGDEAASERWFRSAADAGSTEAAALVGKALAARDEAEAAIPYLEAAAEAGDVEAQRELGSVLAERAEFWLTEAAEAGDGPAAQRLGDLHRGQGHTGSAMQWYLKAAACGQEANVAWQVGSLLHDWEQPEEAEKWYGKAVAQGDARAMNNLALIRDEAGAKEEAERLYRQAAEAGNSSAACNVGHLLQGRGKTEEARHWFERSHGMDDYNAAYALAVMLEDEGNEAEAEEWFGKAVEAGHHCAEQALADLRAAREERPDNVEG from the coding sequence GTGAGCGCGGAACTGGAATCGCTGGCCGATGACTTGATGCGGGTGATGGCGGGCGGGGAGTGGAAGCGGTTCCGCTTGGACACCAAGCGTGTTCCGGGGAACATCCTGGGCAACTTCGTGGTCAGGCTCGGCAGGATCAAGAACGTGCTGCTGGACGGTGACCCGGACTCGGCCAGGACGGCCTGGTCCATGGTGTTCCGAGAGGTCCTGGACCTGAACCGCAGGTACCCCTTGGCCCTGGCCGTGCTGAGGGAAACGCTGCTCGACTTCCCGGCGGGACCCGACGACGCGGTCCCCCTCCGCGAGGACGCCGTACGCCGCTCCTCGCCGGACGGCACGTCCGACGGCCCGGCGGTCGCGACCGGGGCGATCCACCAGGTGCGCGTCACCGGCGACAGCACCCCCTCCGGCGACCACCGCTCCGACTTCCGGGACGGCGCGTTCACCGGCCCCGTCCAGGGCAATGGCGTACAGAACAACAACTACTTCGGACCGCACGCGTACCACGCCACGCCCCCGGTCACCGAGTGGCCGCAGCTCGGCCGGGCCGACCCGGTCGCCCTCGGCGTGCGGCGCAGCCGCAGGCTCCCCGAGGAGCCCGCCCTGCCCGTATATACGGGCAGGGACTGCGACACGCGGCTGGGCGCGCTGGTCCGGGAGGCGGCCCGGTCCGGCGGGCTGGTCCTGGTGACCGGGGAGCCCCTGTCGGGGAAGACCAGGACGGCCTGGGCGGCACTGTTCAGCAATCTCTCCGGCACGACGCGGATCTACGCGCCCCCGCATGGAACGGACCTGCGGGGCCTGCCCGCCGTCCTGCGCGAGCGGCACGGCGAGAACGCCGTCCTGTGGCTCGACGACCTGGAGGGCCACCTCGGCGAGAACGGCCTGACCGCGGCGGTGCTCGCCGACCTCGTCGCGCGGAGCACGCCGGTGATCGCCACGATGGGCGACGAGGCGTACGACACACACCGCTTCGGCACGTCCGCGAGTGCCCGGGTGCTGATCGGGGTGGAACCGGTCGAGCTGAGCCGTGAATGGAGCCGGGACGAGATGTCGAGGCTGGTCGAGAACATGTCCGACCGCCGGCTGGTGGGCGCGTACTACGCGGGCAACGACCAGGGTGTCACCGAGTACCTGGCCATCGGCCCCGAGCTCGCGGACGAATGGCGTCGCGCCCGCCGCGCCAACGCCCATCCGCGCGGACATCTGCTGGTGCGCGCCGCGATCGACCTGGCCCGCTGCGGGGCCGGCGACGATCTCGCGCTGGACGTGCTGCGCCGGGCGCACCGGTTGTACGGGGCGGAGTACGTCAGGGCCGAGCGGGAGAGTCTCGTGGACGCCCTCGCCTGGGCGTCCGGCGTCCGGCACGGGGTGACCGGAATGCTCGTGGCGGGCCGGGGCAGGAACACCTGGCGGGTCTACCACTCCCTGGTGGCGGACGCGCACGACCGGGCACCGGGCTTCGCCTCCCCGGTGCCCCTGGAGATGTGGCTGCTCGCCCTCGAAGTGGTGCGCGGTGTCAGCGGGCTCCGCGACGACATCCACCAGCGGGCCCACGCGGCGCTGGAGCCGGACGCGGACGGCGATCCGGACGTCCTGACGGCGCTCGGCCGGATCGACCGGGAGTTCGGCGACGAGGCCGCCTCGGAGCGCTGGTTCCGGAGCGCGGCGGACGCGGGCAGCACCGAGGCTGCGGCCCTGGTCGGGAAGGCGCTGGCAGCCCGGGACGAGGCGGAGGCGGCGATCCCGTATCTGGAGGCCGCGGCGGAGGCGGGAGACGTGGAGGCGCAGCGCGAGCTCGGCTCCGTACTGGCCGAACGTGCGGAGTTCTGGCTGACCGAGGCCGCGGAGGCGGGCGACGGCCCGGCGGCGCAGCGGCTGGGCGACCTCCACCGGGGGCAGGGGCACACGGGTTCCGCCATGCAGTGGTACCTGAAGGCGGCCGCGTGCGGGCAGGAGGCCAATGTCGCGTGGCAGGTCGGCTCGCTGCTCCACGACTGGGAGCAGCCGGAGGAGGCGGAGAAGTGGTACGGAAAGGCCGTCGCGCAGGGCGACGCCAGGGCGATGAACAATCTGGCGCTGATCCGTGACGAGGCGGGCGCCAAGGAGGAGGCGGAACGCCTCTACCGGCAGGCCGCGGAGGCCGGGAACTCCAGTGCGGCCTGCAACGTCGGGCATCTCCTGCAGGGCCGGGGAAAGACGGAGGAGGCGCGGCACTGGTTCGAGCGGAGCCATGGGATGGACGACTACAACGCGGCCTACGCACTCGCGGTGATGCTGGAGGACGAGGGCAACGAGGCCGAGGCCGAGGAGTGGTTCGGCAAGGCCGTCGAGGCCGGACACCACTGTGCCGAGCAGGCGCTCGCCGATCTGCGGGCGGCCCGTGAGGAGCGGCCGGATAACGTCGAGGGGTGA